The following are encoded in a window of uncultured Sphaerochaeta sp. genomic DNA:
- a CDS encoding dihydrodipicolinate synthase family protein gives MKTMRLDRIGGVIPALLTCFDTNENFDEQCQRSVVRFLLSKGVDGLYLTGSTGETFLMDGDERKKVVKVVSDEVAGRVPIIVHVGDIGTKKSIKLAEHAYEHGAAAISSVPPFYWKFSSDEVYRYYQELSGSVPLPMIVYNVALAGAVDFDQIKRLASLDQVEGIKYTASTHHEILRIKEEIGNDFKVYSGSDEMALSGLAYGSDGLIGSFYNVIPELFIGLYNAYQRGDWEQAKLLQRQADAIIFCVLKYPMHASMKCMLSWIGIDAGTVRKPFSSLDGEAEKNLKKELRIIRDAYSIKDVAVLEAL, from the coding sequence ATGAAAACTATGAGACTGGACCGCATCGGTGGAGTGATTCCTGCTCTACTGACATGTTTCGATACAAACGAGAATTTCGATGAGCAGTGCCAACGCTCAGTAGTACGATTCCTCCTCTCCAAGGGTGTTGATGGACTGTATCTGACAGGGAGTACCGGGGAGACGTTCCTCATGGATGGGGATGAGAGAAAGAAGGTTGTGAAGGTCGTCTCGGATGAGGTGGCAGGCCGGGTGCCCATTATTGTCCACGTTGGAGATATCGGGACGAAGAAATCCATCAAGCTTGCTGAGCATGCCTATGAGCATGGCGCTGCAGCCATCTCCTCTGTTCCTCCATTCTACTGGAAGTTCTCTTCAGATGAGGTGTATCGTTACTACCAGGAACTTAGTGGTTCTGTTCCCCTCCCCATGATCGTCTACAATGTTGCCTTGGCTGGAGCGGTGGACTTTGACCAGATTAAGCGCCTTGCTTCGCTTGACCAGGTGGAAGGTATCAAGTATACGGCAAGCACTCACCATGAGATTCTCAGGATCAAGGAAGAGATCGGGAACGATTTCAAGGTATACTCTGGCAGTGATGAGATGGCACTCTCTGGTCTGGCTTATGGTAGTGATGGTCTTATCGGCAGCTTCTATAATGTCATTCCTGAACTGTTCATCGGTCTCTATAACGCATATCAGAGAGGTGACTGGGAACAGGCGAAGCTCTTGCAGCGGCAGGCTGATGCAATCATCTTCTGTGTCCTGAAGTATCCCATGCATGCAAGCATGAAGTGTATGCTCAGTTGGATCGGTATAGATGCAGGAACCGTGAGAAAACCTTTCTCTTCACTTGATGGTGAAGCGGAAAAGAATCTCAAGAAAGAACTACGGATAATTCGTGATGCCTATAGCATCAAGGACGTAGCGGTATTGGAAGCGCTCTAA
- a CDS encoding carbohydrate ABC transporter permease yields the protein MLKQKSSPYKILMMVMLLAVSVLFIFPFYWIVTGAFKIQKVAIQMPPQWFPTDPTFANFTELFINPAGKWFFNSIYMSAASMILVCLTSAMAGFVLAKKQFTGRGIVFAVIIAAMALPKQVVLVPLVRIMNSIGMYNTPWAVILPAVGWPFGVFLMKQFAQTIPTEILDAARIDGSGEWMTFVKIVTPIIKPAYGALAIFTFITTWNDYFLQLVMLQSRSKLTIALGVATLQAEMATNYGVIMAGAALGALPIVTIFLLFQKYFASGITMGAVKG from the coding sequence ATGTTGAAACAAAAAAGTTCCCCCTACAAGATTCTGATGATGGTCATGCTCCTGGCAGTCTCCGTCCTGTTCATTTTTCCGTTCTATTGGATTGTGACCGGTGCGTTCAAGATACAGAAAGTGGCTATTCAGATGCCGCCTCAGTGGTTCCCCACTGACCCGACGTTTGCCAACTTTACTGAGCTGTTCATCAACCCGGCAGGCAAGTGGTTCTTCAACAGTATCTATATGTCTGCTGCCTCCATGATCCTGGTCTGCCTGACAAGCGCCATGGCTGGGTTTGTGCTGGCCAAGAAGCAGTTCACCGGCCGTGGGATTGTTTTCGCCGTCATCATTGCAGCAATGGCACTTCCTAAGCAGGTAGTCCTGGTTCCCTTGGTGAGGATCATGAACTCTATAGGGATGTATAATACTCCTTGGGCTGTAATCCTACCGGCTGTTGGATGGCCGTTTGGGGTATTCCTCATGAAACAGTTTGCACAGACCATACCCACAGAAATCCTCGATGCAGCACGCATTGATGGGAGTGGAGAGTGGATGACCTTTGTCAAGATTGTGACACCCATCATCAAGCCTGCCTATGGTGCTCTGGCAATCTTTACGTTCATCACGACATGGAATGACTACTTCCTGCAGTTGGTCATGCTCCAGAGTCGTTCCAAGTTGACCATCGCACTCGGGGTGGCAACCTTGCAGGCAGAGATGGCAACCAACTATGGGGTGATCATGGCAGGGGCTGCCTTGGGCGCGCTTCCCATTGTTACCATCTTCCTCTTGTTCCAGAAGTATTTTGCAAGCGGCATCACCATGGGTGCAGTGAAGGGCTAA
- a CDS encoding sugar ABC transporter permease: protein MLLFFVSFVIIPMGMGIITSFFNYTMSSFQFIGLKNYIELFNDPKFLRSFWNTFVIVVVTVPAVTVFSLWVSSIIYDKNAWVTSSFRGVFYLPVVTGTVPVVVVWKWIFDKYAGIINYILVSLGIIEKNISWLGNKDTAIWCILAILFTTSIGQPIVLYISALANVDTSVLEAAEVDGASKMRTFWQVKWPSIMPTTLYVVVITTINSFQVFALIQLLTSGGPVYSTSTIMYYLYDNAFSLYRYGYANAMGVVLAIVIGFFSVLQFKSIKSNVDY, encoded by the coding sequence ATGCTGCTCTTCTTTGTCAGCTTCGTCATTATCCCAATGGGAATGGGGATCATTACCAGTTTCTTCAACTACACCATGAGCAGTTTTCAGTTCATCGGCTTGAAGAACTATATTGAGCTGTTCAATGATCCAAAGTTCCTGAGGTCCTTCTGGAATACCTTTGTGATCGTAGTGGTAACGGTACCCGCTGTTACAGTATTTTCGCTCTGGGTGTCATCCATCATCTATGACAAGAATGCCTGGGTCACCTCTTCGTTCAGAGGGGTTTTCTACCTTCCGGTAGTGACCGGAACGGTTCCGGTGGTCGTGGTCTGGAAATGGATCTTCGACAAGTACGCCGGTATCATCAACTATATTTTGGTAAGTCTTGGGATTATCGAGAAGAACATCAGCTGGCTTGGAAACAAGGATACCGCCATCTGGTGTATCCTGGCAATTCTGTTCACCACCAGCATCGGCCAGCCGATTGTCTTGTACATTTCAGCCTTGGCAAATGTCGACACCTCGGTCCTGGAAGCAGCAGAGGTTGATGGGGCGAGCAAGATGCGTACTTTCTGGCAGGTGAAATGGCCTTCGATCATGCCAACCACGTTGTATGTTGTGGTAATTACGACGATCAACAGTTTCCAGGTCTTTGCCTTGATCCAGTTGCTTACCAGCGGAGGTCCTGTGTATTCAACCAGCACGATCATGTACTACTTGTATGATAATGCATTCAGCTTATACCGCTATGGATATGCGAATGCAATGGGGGTTGTGCTGGCCATTGTTATCGGGTTCTTCAGTGTGTTGCAGTTCAAGTCGATCAAATCCAATGTGGACTACTAG
- a CDS encoding extracellular solute-binding protein has product MKKLSTLVLCVMLVLFTSPLFAAGSQEKAATSDDGTVTLTWWAFPTFGQDPGKPVGSYEAEIIKAFEAANPGIKVQLETIDFTSGPQKLTAAIEGGTAPDILFDAPGRIIEYGRNGKLVSFDDMFTDSYKNDVGNDELIAACSDGSSYWMYPISASPFYMGINKEMWEEAGALQYVNLEGDRTWTTDDFAKAMEALGKNGNIGLSVYCGGQGGDQGTRALVSNLYGATIADASNSRYTMNSPEGAKALTLLKDLVDKGYIDAGLSIAAAEELQLFSQQQIASTICWGTSNALNYASDDFTQVSIPFPSNDGVPSLEYLVNGFGIFDNNDAARAEAAKKFVAFVCDDPAWGPKNVVQTGAFPVRASFGDLYPGNDEYKLLASWTKYYGGYYNTMPGFAAMRTEWWNMLQYVFTGDKTVSQALADYDKNSNAVFN; this is encoded by the coding sequence ATGAAAAAGCTATCAACGCTTGTGCTTTGTGTGATGTTAGTGCTCTTCACAAGCCCTCTCTTCGCTGCAGGTTCCCAGGAAAAGGCAGCAACCAGTGATGATGGGACAGTAACCCTCACTTGGTGGGCATTCCCCACCTTTGGTCAGGACCCAGGCAAGCCGGTCGGCAGCTATGAGGCTGAGATCATCAAGGCTTTCGAGGCAGCCAACCCCGGGATCAAGGTACAACTTGAGACCATCGACTTCACCAGTGGTCCCCAGAAGCTCACCGCCGCCATCGAAGGTGGTACAGCTCCTGACATCCTCTTTGATGCACCGGGAAGAATCATTGAGTACGGAAGAAACGGCAAACTCGTAAGCTTCGATGACATGTTCACTGATTCCTATAAAAATGATGTAGGTAATGATGAACTGATCGCCGCTTGTAGCGATGGATCTTCCTACTGGATGTATCCCATCAGTGCTTCTCCTTTCTACATGGGTATCAACAAAGAGATGTGGGAAGAGGCTGGTGCCTTGCAGTATGTGAACCTTGAAGGGGACCGAACCTGGACTACTGATGACTTTGCCAAGGCAATGGAAGCCCTTGGAAAGAACGGAAACATTGGCCTTTCTGTCTACTGTGGCGGACAGGGTGGTGACCAGGGAACCCGTGCTTTGGTATCCAATCTCTATGGTGCAACCATTGCTGATGCAAGCAACAGTCGCTATACCATGAACAGCCCAGAGGGAGCAAAGGCTCTCACCTTGCTGAAGGACCTGGTTGATAAGGGATACATTGATGCCGGTTTGAGCATTGCAGCAGCAGAAGAGTTGCAGCTCTTCAGCCAGCAGCAGATTGCTTCCACCATTTGCTGGGGAACCAGTAATGCCCTCAACTATGCTAGTGACGATTTCACCCAGGTTTCCATTCCATTCCCGAGCAATGATGGGGTGCCCAGTCTTGAGTACCTGGTAAACGGTTTTGGAATCTTCGACAACAATGATGCAGCTCGCGCTGAGGCAGCCAAGAAGTTTGTTGCATTCGTCTGTGACGATCCAGCATGGGGACCAAAGAATGTTGTACAGACCGGTGCATTCCCAGTACGTGCTTCCTTCGGTGACCTCTATCCTGGTAATGATGAGTACAAGCTCCTTGCTTCCTGGACCAAGTACTATGGTGGCTACTACAACACCATGCCTGGTTTTGCAGCAATGAGAACTGAGTGGTGGAATATGCTCCAGTATGTATTCACCGGAGATAAGACGGTCAGTCAGGCACTTGCTGATTATGACAAGAATTCAAACGCAGTTTTCAATTAA
- a CDS encoding GntR family transcriptional regulator — MATKTVIIDQIYHDIRDKILKNEYIPGSKLSENSLSVEYNCSRTPVREAIKRLEQDGFVSVLPQSGSYVKELTVKDYQHIAEVRTYLESLAFRLNCEHAVDISPFSAILDEMDTCDMDDPSDVMRFSDLHFKFHLEMVRSSGNEILLTTFSRLNLNTNSLLFYQRLSNLGKKQTQEEHRKILAYLEKQDRNKGEKFMFAHLWRKRNAYKRSRE; from the coding sequence ATGGCAACAAAGACAGTTATAATCGACCAGATATACCATGATATCAGGGATAAGATCCTGAAGAATGAGTATATTCCTGGCAGCAAGCTTAGTGAAAACTCCCTCTCGGTTGAATACAACTGTAGCCGGACCCCTGTAAGGGAGGCAATCAAGCGCCTCGAGCAAGATGGATTTGTATCGGTACTCCCCCAGAGCGGGTCCTATGTGAAGGAACTGACAGTCAAGGATTACCAACACATTGCAGAAGTCAGAACATACCTGGAAAGCCTAGCCTTCCGCCTGAACTGTGAACATGCTGTAGATATTTCACCATTCAGTGCCATCCTCGATGAGATGGATACTTGCGACATGGATGACCCGAGTGATGTAATGCGATTCAGCGACCTGCACTTCAAATTCCACCTGGAGATGGTTCGTTCTTCAGGAAACGAAATCCTTCTCACCACCTTCAGCAGGCTGAACCTGAATACAAACAGCTTGCTTTTCTACCAACGCCTCAGCAACCTAGGAAAGAAACAGACCCAGGAAGAACACAGGAAAATCCTTGCATATCTGGAAAAACAGGACAGGAACAAAGGAGAGAAGTTCATGTTCGCCCATCTCTGGCGCAAGAGGAATGCCTATAAGCGAAGCAGGGAGTAG